The following proteins are co-located in the Periplaneta americana isolate PAMFEO1 chromosome 12, P.americana_PAMFEO1_priV1, whole genome shotgun sequence genome:
- the LOC138711193 gene encoding uncharacterized protein isoform X3: MDVLEGFLTWSQAEKYRLDRNGGIQEITSSLDNNHTKTKGTSHRRDKMSAFYKECKSKAPKNNNVQLPVENAQRSTLLQSPSITSENKGKSDGNNDMNNNDKDEEDSLQLSRQRKYTRVEQMNIVDCVVRHKAYTLVHGTDFWKMLEEQEVCKPRKWLSMKEQFFRTILPAITSFNLAETELSEFRSIIRKHTLMEEHQKENSKRKQSQESDSMQARNRNYYTEDEDKALLNFVARNKRYQEVGGVQLWKLMERKQAVPGRTWHSMKERYRKVLVNKLDRYLPPETVQKMMHSTATGSKLKNKKRRSSKLKEPLSKMCANECTCCFKSSTVSSSSYESAPPQTRIRTTKRKKLFSQKQSVVEVTPVSDERSQQLKVCPYFTDSVKRQKQNEDKEKDGNTATENSAAINATRNKPTSIQERLQQCEPSSPDAVMRAEYSEASCESDNSHCPQVSLSDSDYNSGILEQRSNGRQTEQGDKPSSDNGKLFSENSKKQCSDKQDTSSLSYITDRLKVVPNSNRSCVNLKDDQERSCRTDGSQHSSNGTSGKDRHIPEHELSYCSTRVEGTSERDVPRRSQYSSSATSAKGRHIPEHRLSHCSTQEEGTSKRDVPRGNQYKSSGTSAKGHHIPEHRLSHCSTQEEGTSKRDVLCGSQYSTNGTSAKGHHIPEHRLSHCSTQEEGTSKRDVLCGSQYKSSGTSAKGHHIPEHRLSHCSRQEEEGTSKRDVLCGSQYKSSGTSANGHHIPEHRLSHCSTQEEGTSKRDVLCGSQYKSSGTSAKGHHIPEHRLSHCSRQEEEGTSKRDVLCGSQYKSSGTSANGHHIPEHRLSHCSTQEEGSSKRDVLCGSQYRSSGTSANGHHIPEHRLSHCSTQEEGTSKRDVLCGSQYRSSGTSANGHHIPEHRLSHCSTQEEGTSKRDVLCGSQYSTNGTSAKGHHIPERRLSHCSTEEEGTSKRDVLCGSQYSTNGTSAKGHHIPERRLSHCSTEEEGTSKRDVLCGSQYSTNGTSAKGHHISEHRLSHCSTQEEGTSKRDVLCGSQYSTNGTSAKGHHIPEHRLSHCSRQEEGTSKRDVLCGSQYSTNGTSAKGHHIPEHRLSHCSRQEEGTSKRDVLCGSQYSSNGTSAIGHHIPEHRLSHCSTQEEGTSKRDVLCGSQYSTNGTSAKGHHIPEHRLSHCSRQEEEGTSKRDASCGSQYRTSGTSAKGRHIPERRLSHCSIQEEDSSESDLKYLMALMNEDLLQEVSDRDSELKHIAKNGFKDHSASCRTLTSTSWSSSVKTLPSTRTVTQSEYSAPDTKHSRIRCRMCAAERNMEPRSEEYVDRHHKQATQSRKMCHYISSTLN; this comes from the exons ATGGACGTGCTCGAAGGTTTTCTTACGTGGTCACAAGCAGAAAAATACAG GTTGGATAGAAACGGTGGAATACAGGAGATAACTTCATCACTGGATAACAATCATACGAAGACGAAAGGAACATCCCACAGACGTGATAAAATGTCTGCATTTTACAAAGAATGTAAATCTAAAGCTCCTAAAAATAACAATGTTCAACTTCCAGTTGAAAACGCACAGAGAAG TACCTTGCTCCAGTCTCCGTCGATTACGTCTGAGAATAAGGGTAAAAGTGATGGCAACaatgatatgaataataatgataaggatGAAGAAGACAGTTTACAACTGAGCAGGCAAAG AAAATACACGAGAGTAGAACAAATGAATATTGTGGATTGTGTAGTGAGACACAAAGCATACACTCTGGTACATGGCACTGACTTCTGGAAGATGCTGGAGGAACAGGAG GTCTGCAAGCCAAGGAAGTGGCTGTCCATGAAGGAACAGTTCTTCAGAACGATTCTGCCAGCCATCACATCTTTCAACCTGGCAGAAACAGAGCTGTCGGAGTTCAGAAGCAt CATTCGGAAACACACATTAATGGAGGAGCATCAAAAAGAGAATTCAAAGAGAAAGCAGTCCCAAGAGTCTGACAGTATGCAAGCTAG GAACAGAAACTATTATACAGAAGACGAGGACAAGGCTCTTCTCAATTTTGTTGCACGCAATAAACGGTACCAAGAAGTGGGAGGTGTGCAATTGTGGAAGCTGATGGAACGCAAGCAGGCTGTCCCTG GTCGTACTTGGCATTCCATGAAAGAGAGATACCGAAAAGTCTTAGTCAACAAGTTGGACAGGTATCTGCCACCTGAAACAGTGCAGAAAATGATGCACAGCACAGCAACAG GTTCCAAGCTGAAAAACAAGAAGAGAAGATCCTCTAAGTTGAAAGAGCCATTGTCAAAGATGTGTGCAAATGAGTGCACATGTTGCTTCAAGAGCAGTACAGTTTCTAGCTCTTCCTATGAATCTGCGCCTCCCCAGACTCGTATCCGCACCACCAAACGCAAGAAGCTCTTCTCGCAGAAACAATCAGTGGTCGAGGTCACACCAGTCTCTGACGAGCGAAGCCAGCAGCTTAAAGTGTGTCCATATTTCACTGACAGTGTTAAGAGACAAAAGCAGAATGAAGACAAAGAGAAGGATGGTAACACTGCTACTGAAAATAGTGCAGCTATCAATGCGACACGAAACAAGCCAACAAGCATACAAGAAAGATTACAACAATGTGAACCCAGTTCTCCTGACGCGGTAATGAGGGCAGAATACTCAGAGGCGAGCTGTGAATCAGACAACAGTCATTGTCCGCAGGTGTCATTGTCTGATAGTGATTACAACTCTGGAATTTTAGAACAGAGATCTAATGGTAGGCAAACAGAACAGGGTGACAAGCCTTCTTCAGATAATGGCAAACTTTTTAGTGAAAATTCGAAAAAACAATGTAGTGATAAACAGGACACTAGTAGTCTTTCTTACATAACGGACAGATTAAAAGTTGTGCCAAACAGTAATAGAAGTTGCGTCAATCTGAAGGATGACCAAGAAAGGAGTTGCAGAACAGATGGGAGTCAGCACAGTAGCAATGGCACTTCAGGAAAGGATCGTCATATTCCAGAGCACGAACTCTCTTATTGTAGTACACGAGTGGAAGGAACTAGCGAAAGAGATGTGCCACGTAGAAGTCAGTACAGTAGCAGTGCTACTTCAGCAAAGGGTCGTCATATTCCAGAGCACAGACTGTCACATTGTAGTACACAAGAAGAAGGTACTAGTAAAAGAGATGTGCCACGTGGAAATCAGTACAAAAGCAGTGGTACTTCAGCAAAGGGTCATCATATTCCAGAGCACAGACTGTCACATTGTAGTACACAAGAAGAAGGTACTAGTAAAAGAGATGTGCTATGTGGAAGTCAGTACAGTACCAATGGTACTTCAGCAAAGGGTCATCATATTCCAGAGCACAGACTGTCACATTGTAGTACACAAGAAGAAGGTACTAGTAAAAGAGATGTGCTATGTGGAAGTCAGTACAAAAGCAGTGGTACTTCAGCAAAGGGTCATCATATTCCAGAGCACAGACTGTCACATTGTAgtagacaagaagaagaaggtacTAGTAAAAGAGATGTGCTATGTGGAAGTCAGTACAAAAGCAGTGGTACTTCAGCAAATGGGCATCATATTCCAGAGCACAGACTGTCACATTGTAGTACACAAGAAGAAGGAACTAGTAAAAGAGATGTGCTATGTGGAAGTCAGTACAAAAGCAGTGGTACTTCAGCAAAGGGTCATCATATTCCAGAGCACAGACTGTCACATTGTAgtagacaagaagaagaaggtacTAGTAAAAGAGATGTGCTATGTGGAAGTCAGTACAAAAGCAGTGGTACTTCAGCAAATGGGCATCATATTCCAGAGCACAGACTGTCACATTGTAGTACACAAGAAGAAGGATCCAGCAAAAGAGATGTGCTATGTGGAAGTCAGTACAGAAGCAGTGGTACTTCAGCAAATGGGCATCATATTCCAGAGCACAGACTGTCACATTGTAGTACACAAGAAGAAGGAACTAGTAAAAGAGATGTGCTATGTGGAAGTCAGTACAGAAGCAGTGGTACTTCAGCAAATGGGCATCATATTCCAGAGCACAGACTGTCACATTGTAGTACACAAGAAGAAGGAACTAGCAAAAGAGATGTGCTATGTGGAAGTCAGTACAGTACCAATGGTACTTCAGCAAAGGGTCATCATATTCCAGAGCGCAGACTGTCACATTGTAGTACAGAAGAAGAAGGTACTAGTAAAAGAGATGTGCTATGTGGAAGTCAGTACAGTACCAATGGTACTTCAGCAAAGGGTCATCATATTCCAGAGCGCAGACTGTCACATTGTAGTACAGAAGAAGAAGGTACTAGTAAAAGAGATGTGCTATGTGGAAGTCAGTACAGTACCAATGGTACTTCAGCAAAGGGTCATCATATTTCAGAGCACAGACTGTCACATTGTAGTACACAAGAAGAAGGAACTAGCAAAAGAGATGTGCTATGTGGAAGTCAGTACAGTACCAATGGTACTTCAGCAAAGGGTCATCATATTCCAGAGCACAGATTGTCACATTGTAGTAGACAAGAAGAAGGAACTAGCAAAAGAGATGTGCTATGTGGAAGTCAGTACAGTACCAATGGTACTTCAGCAAAGGGTCATCATATTCCAGAGCACAGACTGTCACATTGTAGTAGACAAGAAGAAGGAACTAGTAAAAGAGATGTGCTATGTGGAAGTCAGTACAGTAGCAATGGTACTTCAGCAATTGGGCATCATATTCCAGAGCACAGACTGTCACATTGTAGTACACAAGAAGAAGGAACTAGCAAAAGAGATGTGCTATGTGGAAGTCAGTACAGTACCAATGGTACTTCAGCAAAGGGTCATCATATTCCAGAGCACAGACTGTCACATTGTAgtagacaagaagaagaaggtacTAGCAAAAGAGATGCGTCATGTGGAAGTCAGTACAGAACCAGTGGTACTTCAGCAAAGGGTCGTCATATTCCAGAGCGCAGACTGTCACATTGTAGTATACAAGAGGAAGACAGTAGTGAATCAGATTTGAAATATTTGATGGCCTTGATGAATGAGGACCTCTTACAAGAAGTCTCAGATAGAGATTCTGAACTCAAACACATAGCAAAGAATG GTTTCAAAGATCATTCTGCTTCGTGCAGGACACTGACCTCCACATCATGGTCTAGTAGTGTGAAAACCCTGCCCTCCACACGAACTGTTACGCAGAGCGAGTACAGTGCCCCCGATACCAAGCACTCTCGAATCAGGTGCCGTATGTGTGCAGCGGAACGCAACATGGAACCACGTTCGGAAGAATATGTAGATCGTCACCACAAACAAGCAACACAGAGTCGAAAGATGTGCCATTATATTAGTTCTACACTGAATTAG